The Marinilongibacter aquaticus genome has a window encoding:
- a CDS encoding glycoside hydrolase family 78 protein, producing the protein MKKKWSFGILALILATKTFAQLSVEDPRVEYLKGSPLVDKSNPRFGWINENPKNIQGEKQTAYEIRVSSSSAYTKKNAVWQSGKVISAENQGIKYAGNPLQSATKYWWQVRVWNKDNAVSEWSQPHSWQMGLLQNSEWKAQWIGVPWQGEEAQPKPKGGPADRLSPDGPPAPYLRKSFAIGKEIKSAVVYTTGLGYFEFYANGQKVSDDLLVPNQTNYGKRPDLEKAYIAVPDDFSKYKVMYLAYDLKPFLKKGQNVIGSILGNGFYDCPKFWTASYGSPRFIAQLEIEYTDGTKETIVSDESWKVHRSGILMNHVYEGETCDARLNIPDWCTNTTDLSAWENAILRKAPYGELVTHTAMPDRITEVFEPTKIEKLGEGHFRVAFPVEISGWVHLKNFSGKAGQKINIQFNSNLFSGENNYIIRGDSKEEYSPKFNWFVFSAVEIKGWPGELRADQIVAEAVNTAVEENAHFETSNELFNQINTIWKRSQKDNMHGGIASDCPHRERNGYTGDGQVACPTVMHNFDARAFYQKWVADMREAQIKGTGYVPNGAPWQPGCGGGVAWGAAIHVIPWEYYLAYGDKQMLADNYEAMKGYIRYMQTWVNDNGIMFSQRTGHDGKPLKWWNLGEWAGVCDDCLPKDELVHTFYYWYCLDITAKTAQAMGQSQDFTFYNALAQEAKNAFHQAFYDPVHHSYGNYGANIFALKMGVPDSEYEALKQSVRKEVLANKGHLNTGIFGTRFFFETLAENGMNDLAFAALNKKTEPSFGRWIALGSTTSREHWNEKNSHNHPMFGGGLVWFYRYLAGFQYDEKMPGAKHIIFRPEPVQEMDFVEYETQTNFGKAGIHWKKSKGKMQVKLLVPVGCTASFYPPNGSAAREFSSGEYNLEVALR; encoded by the coding sequence ATGAAAAAGAAATGGTCATTTGGAATATTGGCGTTGATACTTGCAACAAAAACTTTCGCCCAGCTCAGTGTAGAAGACCCTCGCGTGGAATACTTGAAAGGCAGCCCATTGGTCGATAAAAGCAATCCTCGCTTTGGTTGGATCAATGAAAACCCAAAAAACATTCAAGGCGAAAAGCAAACAGCCTATGAAATACGCGTTTCAAGCTCCTCTGCATACACGAAAAAAAATGCAGTTTGGCAAAGTGGAAAAGTTATTTCCGCAGAAAACCAAGGCATAAAATACGCAGGAAACCCTTTACAATCGGCCACAAAATATTGGTGGCAAGTGCGGGTTTGGAACAAAGACAATGCCGTTTCCGAATGGTCACAGCCGCATTCTTGGCAAATGGGTTTGTTGCAGAACTCGGAATGGAAAGCCCAATGGATCGGTGTGCCATGGCAAGGGGAAGAAGCCCAACCCAAGCCCAAAGGAGGCCCAGCGGACCGCTTAAGCCCAGATGGGCCACCAGCACCCTATTTGCGTAAATCTTTCGCGATTGGCAAAGAAATCAAATCGGCTGTTGTCTATACCACTGGGCTGGGCTATTTCGAATTTTATGCAAACGGGCAAAAAGTAAGTGATGACCTCTTGGTGCCGAATCAAACGAATTACGGGAAAAGGCCCGATTTGGAAAAAGCTTACATTGCCGTACCCGATGATTTCAGCAAATACAAAGTGATGTATTTGGCCTATGATTTAAAACCCTTCTTAAAAAAGGGCCAGAACGTGATCGGCAGTATTTTGGGCAATGGCTTCTACGATTGTCCTAAATTTTGGACCGCTTCCTACGGTTCGCCACGCTTCATTGCACAGCTTGAAATCGAATATACCGACGGCACAAAAGAAACCATCGTGTCGGATGAAAGCTGGAAAGTACACCGCTCGGGCATTCTCATGAATCATGTGTATGAAGGCGAAACCTGCGACGCAAGACTGAATATTCCTGATTGGTGCACAAACACCACCGATCTCTCGGCTTGGGAAAACGCCATTTTACGCAAAGCCCCTTACGGTGAGCTCGTCACACATACCGCCATGCCCGATCGTATAACTGAAGTATTTGAGCCAACAAAAATCGAAAAGCTGGGCGAAGGGCATTTCCGTGTAGCGTTCCCCGTTGAAATATCCGGTTGGGTGCACTTGAAAAACTTCAGCGGAAAAGCAGGACAGAAAATCAATATACAATTCAATTCCAACCTTTTCTCGGGTGAAAACAATTACATAATCCGCGGTGATTCGAAAGAAGAGTATTCACCAAAATTCAATTGGTTCGTATTCAGTGCAGTCGAAATAAAAGGCTGGCCGGGTGAGTTACGAGCCGATCAAATTGTGGCCGAAGCAGTGAATACGGCCGTTGAAGAAAATGCTCATTTTGAAACTTCAAACGAATTATTCAACCAAATCAACACGATTTGGAAACGTAGCCAAAAAGACAATATGCACGGTGGAATTGCCTCCGATTGTCCGCATCGCGAACGCAATGGCTATACCGGCGACGGCCAAGTAGCTTGCCCCACAGTGATGCACAATTTCGACGCCAGAGCATTTTACCAGAAGTGGGTAGCCGATATGCGTGAGGCCCAAATTAAAGGAACCGGCTATGTGCCCAACGGTGCTCCTTGGCAACCCGGTTGCGGCGGTGGTGTGGCCTGGGGTGCGGCTATTCATGTCATCCCTTGGGAATATTATCTGGCCTACGGCGACAAGCAAATGTTGGCCGACAATTACGAGGCCATGAAAGGCTATATCCGTTACATGCAAACGTGGGTAAATGACAACGGCATCATGTTCAGCCAAAGAACGGGACACGACGGGAAACCCCTGAAATGGTGGAATTTGGGCGAATGGGCTGGCGTTTGCGACGATTGCCTGCCGAAAGACGAACTCGTACACACTTTCTATTATTGGTACTGCCTCGATATCACCGCAAAGACGGCCCAGGCTATGGGTCAATCGCAAGATTTTACTTTTTATAACGCATTGGCCCAAGAAGCGAAAAATGCGTTCCATCAAGCTTTCTACGACCCCGTACACCATTCCTATGGAAATTACGGAGCCAATATTTTTGCCCTGAAAATGGGCGTTCCCGATAGCGAGTACGAAGCCTTGAAGCAAAGTGTACGTAAGGAAGTGTTGGCCAATAAAGGGCATTTGAATACTGGGATTTTCGGTACACGATTCTTTTTTGAAACATTGGCCGAAAACGGAATGAACGATTTGGCTTTCGCGGCCTTAAACAAGAAAACAGAACCCAGTTTCGGACGTTGGATCGCTTTGGGAAGCACCACTTCACGCGAGCATTGGAACGAGAAAAACAGTCACAATCACCCCATGTTTGGTGGTGGCTTGGTGTGGTTTTATCGCTACCTCGCAGGTTTTCAGTACGACGAAAAAATGCCAGGAGCAAAGCACATTATTTTCCGTCCAGAGCCCGTACAAGAGATGGATTTTGTGGAGTACGAAACCCAGACCAATTTTGGCAAAGCTGGAATCCACTGGAAGAAATCGAAAGGCAAAATGCAGGTTAAACTCCTCGTTCCTGTGGGTTGCACGGCAAGCTTCTACCCACCAAACGGCTCGGCCGCAAGAGAATTCAGCAGCGGTGAATACAATTTGGAAGTGGCTCTGCGTTGA
- a CDS encoding glycoside hydrolase family 5 protein produces MENRRTFIKKSSLVAAGIGLGLERAFAQETIIKKNALPKWKGFNVLDFFNPDPQKARPQTPEEHFKWMQDWGFDFVRIPIAYPSYLKFDRTRNIRPEEVRQIDSEATDRIEQLVYTAQKYGHHVSLNLHRAPGYCINAGFHEPYNIWTDQEAEDDFCFHWEFWAKKFKNQSSKNLSFDLLNEPSWRDDMNDQFGAKTILPGDVYFKLVAAAKKAIQSVNPKRLIIADGNQVGTKVTPELIPLKVAQSCRGYAPGIISHYKAPWVFKDMSNIPEVKWPGQVGDQYLSRKMLEDIYAPWIALKNQGIGVHCGECGCYNKTPHAVFLAWFGDVIDILSSNGIGFALWEFSGSFGILNSGREDVDYEDFHGQKLDRKLLNLIQKA; encoded by the coding sequence ATGGAAAACAGACGCACATTTATAAAAAAGAGCAGTCTCGTGGCCGCAGGAATTGGCCTTGGCTTGGAGCGGGCTTTTGCTCAAGAAACCATCATTAAAAAGAACGCCCTGCCCAAATGGAAAGGATTCAATGTATTGGATTTCTTCAACCCCGATCCGCAAAAAGCCCGCCCGCAAACACCCGAAGAGCATTTCAAATGGATGCAAGATTGGGGTTTCGATTTTGTAAGAATACCTATTGCTTACCCCTCTTATTTAAAATTTGACAGAACCCGCAATATTCGCCCCGAAGAAGTGCGGCAAATCGACAGCGAAGCGACCGACCGTATCGAACAATTGGTCTACACCGCTCAAAAATACGGACACCACGTAAGCTTAAACCTTCACCGTGCTCCTGGTTATTGCATCAACGCAGGTTTTCATGAGCCATACAACATTTGGACGGATCAAGAAGCGGAAGACGATTTCTGTTTTCATTGGGAGTTTTGGGCGAAAAAATTCAAAAACCAAAGCTCGAAAAACTTAAGCTTCGACTTGCTCAACGAACCTTCTTGGCGTGACGACATGAACGACCAATTCGGGGCAAAGACAATTCTTCCTGGCGATGTGTATTTCAAACTTGTGGCCGCAGCCAAAAAGGCCATTCAATCGGTCAATCCTAAACGCTTGATCATTGCCGATGGAAACCAAGTAGGCACCAAAGTGACTCCCGAACTTATCCCCCTGAAAGTGGCCCAAAGCTGTAGAGGTTATGCTCCCGGAATTATCTCGCACTACAAAGCTCCTTGGGTTTTTAAAGATATGTCGAACATACCCGAAGTCAAATGGCCCGGACAAGTAGGCGACCAATATTTAAGCCGAAAAATGCTCGAAGACATCTACGCCCCTTGGATTGCACTCAAAAATCAAGGCATTGGCGTACACTGCGGTGAATGTGGCTGCTACAACAAAACACCCCATGCCGTTTTTCTAGCTTGGTTTGGCGATGTAATCGACATTCTAAGTTCAAATGGAATTGGCTTTGCTCTTTGGGAGTTCAGTGGCTCATTCGGCATTCTCAATTCTGGAAGAGAGGATGTGGATTATGAAGATTTTCATGGCCAAAAACTAGACCGTAAACTTCTCAACCTAATTCAGAAAGCATGA
- a CDS encoding solute:sodium symporter family transporter, translated as MINTLIGFLGFTLFVIVFVWYRLKNENLKSEKGYFLAGRSLTGPVIAASMLLTNISTEHLIGMNGNAYKNGIVVIAWEVTSAIALVIAALYFIPRYIKMGLTTVPEYLENRYDAMTRTLVAVFLMISFVVTLLPIVLYTGAINIESIFDVSSQLGIHKSQGLWYTVIVIGVIGSAYAIFGGLKAVAYSDMLNGIGLLIGGLLIPVLALYAIGDGRILKGVEEVYKFAPEKFNIIGSNDSVLPFSTLFTGLMINQLYFWGMNQTIIQRAFGAKNLAEAQKGLLYTGVLKILIPIVIVLPGLIAFYYFQDQFYENPDTIYPILVKKVLPSGLTGFFAAVILGAVLSTFNSVLNSASTIFCFDLYKKHFQPDIEEMQLVKIGKWVAVLLAVFAILTAPMVAQAPDGLYQLLQQLNGIFFIPIASILLAGLFTKNINANGAKAGLLFGFIFYILTTFIFDTGIHFVHIWGIEFVLNILIMWIVSKQMPTDKVPVEKVKDSSPPWAYAKIFGAALILITVIIYILLAQ; from the coding sequence ATGATAAACACCCTGATTGGCTTTCTTGGCTTCACACTCTTTGTAATCGTATTTGTTTGGTATCGCCTAAAAAATGAAAACCTAAAAAGTGAAAAGGGGTATTTCTTGGCCGGAAGAAGCTTAACCGGCCCTGTGATTGCCGCATCGATGCTGCTGACCAATATTTCGACCGAACACCTCATCGGCATGAACGGCAATGCATATAAGAATGGAATTGTGGTCATCGCTTGGGAAGTTACTTCGGCCATTGCCCTGGTCATAGCAGCCTTGTATTTTATTCCCCGCTACATAAAAATGGGCCTCACTACAGTGCCAGAATATTTGGAAAACCGCTACGATGCCATGACCCGCACATTGGTTGCTGTTTTTCTGATGATTTCTTTTGTCGTGACACTCTTGCCCATTGTGCTTTATACTGGGGCGATAAACATCGAGAGCATTTTTGATGTGAGTTCGCAGCTGGGCATTCACAAATCGCAAGGCCTTTGGTATACCGTGATCGTCATCGGTGTGATCGGCTCGGCCTATGCCATTTTTGGCGGATTAAAGGCCGTCGCGTACTCCGATATGCTCAATGGCATCGGGCTTTTGATCGGCGGTTTGCTTATTCCTGTACTTGCCCTTTACGCCATCGGCGACGGTCGTATATTAAAAGGCGTGGAAGAAGTGTACAAATTCGCTCCTGAAAAATTCAACATTATCGGATCCAACGATTCTGTACTGCCCTTCTCTACGCTTTTCACGGGATTGATGATCAATCAATTGTATTTCTGGGGCATGAACCAAACGATTATCCAAAGGGCATTTGGAGCAAAAAATCTGGCCGAAGCCCAAAAGGGTTTGCTTTACACGGGTGTGTTGAAAATTCTGATTCCCATCGTAATCGTCCTTCCCGGTTTAATTGCCTTTTATTATTTCCAGGATCAGTTTTATGAAAATCCAGACACCATCTACCCCATTTTGGTGAAGAAAGTATTGCCTTCGGGCCTTACAGGTTTTTTTGCCGCAGTGATTTTGGGGGCAGTTTTAAGTACTTTCAACAGTGTGCTCAACTCGGCTTCGACAATCTTCTGTTTCGATCTTTACAAAAAACATTTTCAACCCGATATTGAAGAAATGCAATTGGTGAAAATCGGAAAATGGGTGGCGGTTCTCTTGGCCGTTTTTGCCATTCTCACCGCTCCGATGGTGGCCCAAGCACCCGACGGTTTGTATCAATTGCTGCAGCAACTCAACGGCATCTTCTTCATTCCCATTGCTTCTATACTTTTGGCCGGGCTTTTCACAAAAAACATCAACGCCAACGGAGCGAAAGCGGGTTTGCTCTTTGGTTTCATTTTTTACATTTTGACAACCTTTATTTTCGATACAGGAATTCATTTTGTACACATATGGGGCATTGAATTTGTATTGAATATCCTCATCATGTGGATCGTTTCGAAACAAATGCCCACCGACAAAGTACCTGTCGAGAAAGTGAAAGACAGCAGCCCGCCGTGGGCTTACGCGAAAATATTCGGGGCGGCCCTTATTCTGATAACCGTGATCATCTATATACTCTTGGCTCAATAA
- a CDS encoding inositol oxygenase, translating into MENRLTEKELSPLKSIEDWEDDLLERYPDPEQQKTKEEYRNYEDSERVDTVREFYRLNHTYQTYDFVVEKEKDFLKFDKREMSLWDAVDFLNTLVDDSDPDIDLDQLQHLLQTSEAIRADGHPDWFVLTGFLHDMGKVLCLFGEPQWAVVGDTFPVGCKHSDKIVYSEFFEANPDSTNPEYNTKYGVYSPNCGLNNVKLSWGHDEYLYQMLKDHLPEPALYMIRYHSFYPQHKENAYDHLMSAHDHEMFEWVRKFNPYDLYSKVPVPPDAKALRPYYEDLVAKYLPSTLKF; encoded by the coding sequence ATGGAAAACCGATTGACAGAAAAGGAATTAAGTCCTTTAAAAAGTATTGAAGATTGGGAAGATGACCTTTTGGAAAGGTACCCCGATCCTGAACAGCAGAAAACGAAAGAAGAATACCGCAATTATGAGGATTCTGAAAGGGTGGATACGGTACGCGAGTTCTACAGATTGAACCACACTTATCAGACCTATGATTTTGTGGTGGAGAAAGAAAAGGACTTTTTGAAGTTCGATAAGCGAGAAATGTCGCTGTGGGATGCTGTAGATTTCTTGAATACACTTGTGGACGATTCTGATCCTGATATTGATTTGGACCAGTTGCAGCATTTGCTGCAAACCTCGGAAGCGATTCGAGCAGATGGCCATCCTGATTGGTTTGTGCTTACGGGTTTCTTGCACGATATGGGCAAAGTTTTGTGCCTTTTCGGTGAGCCGCAATGGGCTGTGGTAGGCGATACCTTTCCCGTAGGTTGCAAGCATTCGGATAAAATTGTGTATTCCGAATTTTTTGAGGCCAATCCAGATTCGACCAATCCTGAGTACAATACAAAATACGGCGTATATTCACCCAACTGCGGGTTGAACAATGTGAAATTGAGCTGGGGCCACGATGAATATTTGTACCAAATGTTGAAAGATCATTTGCCCGAGCCAGCTTTGTACATGATCCGATACCATTCTTTTTATCCGCAGCACAAAGAAAATGCCTACGATCATTTGATGAGTGCCCACGACCATGAAATGTTTGAATGGGTAAGAAAATTCAATCCCTACGATCTGTATTCCAAAGTGCCCGTGCCGCCAGATGCAAAGGCCTTGAGACCCTACTACGAAGATCTTGTGGCGAAATATTTGCCCAGTACTTTGAAGTTTTAA
- a CDS encoding alpha-ketoglutarate-dependent dioxygenase AlkB family protein, whose product MKGNMHLFNGGNILPKDGEALYYGPVFSRNEADFYFQYLLEGMPWENDVAVLFGKRIETRRKVAWFGDRDFEYTYSNNSKYALPWTKQLLTLKERVEYLSEESYNSCLLNLYHDGSEGMAWHSDGEPDLKENGAIASVTFGAERNFAFKHKGSKERLSLPLAHGSLLVMKGPTQKYWLHRLPPTKKLKGPRINLTFRTICERT is encoded by the coding sequence ATGAAGGGGAATATGCACTTGTTCAACGGCGGGAATATTTTACCCAAGGATGGAGAGGCCTTATACTACGGGCCGGTTTTTTCGCGGAACGAGGCCGATTTTTATTTCCAATACCTTTTGGAGGGCATGCCTTGGGAGAACGATGTGGCCGTGCTTTTTGGCAAACGAATAGAGACCAGACGTAAAGTGGCCTGGTTTGGAGATCGTGATTTTGAATATACCTACTCGAATAATTCGAAATATGCCTTGCCGTGGACAAAACAATTGTTGACTTTGAAGGAACGTGTGGAGTACTTGAGCGAAGAAAGCTACAATTCTTGTCTGTTAAATCTTTATCACGACGGGAGCGAGGGAATGGCTTGGCACAGTGACGGTGAGCCTGATTTGAAGGAGAATGGAGCCATTGCTTCTGTAACTTTTGGTGCGGAGCGAAACTTTGCTTTCAAGCACAAAGGGAGTAAAGAACGGTTGTCTTTGCCTTTGGCCCATGGCAGTTTGTTGGTGATGAAAGGGCCTACGCAGAAATATTGGTTGCACAGGTTACCGCCGACGAAAAAGTTGAAAGGGCCGCGGATAAACCTGACATTCCGTACGATATGTGAAAGGACATAA
- a CDS encoding sugar phosphate isomerase/epimerase family protein, giving the protein MKRNNYFLKVLSILLAVVLFSACQSSPKEESTETSDLHISLAQWSLHKSFFGNSLANGFGDFVRLLNESPDSLLQGELNPDNFPEIAQSYGINTIELVNTFYFGKANDMAYWEAFKKKCDSLGVNVGLIMCDALGNLGDADSTARLKAVENHHAWVDIAKFLGAASIRVNAAGEGSAEEVAAHAADGLSKLGEYGASQGINIIVENHGGYSSNGEWLSGVMKAVNMPNVGTLPDFGNFCIVRGEEGCAEEYDRYKGIEELIPFAKGVSAKTYDFDEQGNETTIDYARIFKIMEEAGFKGNIGIEYEGNGLSEDEGIKATKALIEKLLSAKE; this is encoded by the coding sequence ATGAAACGAAATAACTATTTTCTAAAAGTTTTGTCGATTCTGTTGGCCGTGGTACTCTTTTCAGCTTGCCAGTCGAGCCCCAAAGAAGAAAGTACCGAAACCAGCGACTTACACATTTCATTGGCCCAATGGTCCTTGCACAAAAGCTTTTTCGGCAACTCGCTGGCCAACGGCTTTGGCGATTTCGTTCGTCTGTTGAACGAAAGCCCCGACTCACTTTTGCAAGGCGAATTGAACCCGGACAATTTCCCTGAAATCGCTCAATCGTACGGCATCAACACCATCGAATTGGTAAATACTTTCTATTTTGGAAAAGCCAACGACATGGCCTACTGGGAAGCTTTCAAAAAGAAATGCGACTCATTGGGTGTGAATGTAGGGCTAATTATGTGTGATGCCTTGGGCAACTTGGGCGATGCAGATTCCACCGCCCGTCTGAAAGCCGTAGAAAACCACCACGCATGGGTAGATATCGCCAAATTTCTTGGTGCAGCGTCTATCCGTGTGAACGCCGCAGGTGAAGGCTCTGCCGAAGAAGTAGCCGCACATGCCGCCGACGGATTGAGCAAATTGGGCGAATACGGTGCTTCGCAAGGCATCAACATTATCGTGGAAAACCACGGGGGCTATTCATCCAATGGCGAATGGCTCTCTGGCGTAATGAAGGCCGTCAACATGCCCAATGTGGGCACTTTGCCCGATTTTGGCAATTTCTGTATCGTAAGAGGCGAGGAAGGCTGTGCCGAAGAATACGACCGCTATAAAGGAATTGAAGAACTTATTCCTTTTGCCAAAGGTGTGAGTGCAAAAACCTACGATTTCGACGAGCAAGGCAATGAGACCACAATAGACTACGCCCGTATTTTCAAGATCATGGAAGAGGCCGGATTCAAAGGCAATATAGGTATTGAATACGAAGGCAATGGCTTGAGTGAAGACGAAGGTATTAAAGCCACAAAGGCCCTTATCGAGAAACTTTTATCGGCAAAAGAATAA
- a CDS encoding nitroreductase family protein, whose protein sequence is MAYKTIDGHRHMLYSIPFLNEAQSFEQANAFYEKMNARRSVREFSTKAVAKQTIEKIIQTASTAPSGAHKQPWTFCAISNSSIKREIRLAAEKEEEENYNKRMSARWKEDLKAFGTNPSKPFLETAPWLIAVFKQSFAYNAHGQKSNHYYVNESVGIACGLLISAIHHAGLVTLTHTPSPMNFLSQICDRPENEKPYLLLPVGYPETPCYVPDIQRKSLSEIAVFYE, encoded by the coding sequence ATGGCATACAAAACAATCGACGGACACCGTCATATGCTGTATTCTATACCTTTCCTGAACGAGGCACAAAGCTTTGAACAGGCAAATGCCTTTTATGAGAAAATGAATGCTCGTCGCAGTGTGCGTGAATTTTCGACCAAAGCTGTGGCCAAACAAACAATTGAAAAGATAATACAAACGGCCTCTACGGCACCTTCGGGAGCTCATAAACAACCTTGGACATTCTGTGCGATCTCGAACTCATCCATTAAAAGGGAAATCCGTTTGGCCGCAGAAAAAGAAGAGGAAGAGAACTACAACAAACGAATGAGTGCCCGCTGGAAAGAAGACCTGAAAGCCTTTGGAACAAACCCTTCGAAGCCTTTTTTAGAAACCGCCCCTTGGCTTATCGCGGTGTTCAAACAGAGTTTTGCTTACAACGCCCACGGACAGAAATCAAATCATTACTACGTAAACGAATCTGTGGGCATAGCCTGTGGCTTGCTCATTTCAGCGATTCACCACGCGGGTTTGGTTACGCTTACGCATACGCCCAGTCCAATGAATTTTTTGAGCCAAATATGTGATCGCCCGGAAAACGAAAAACCTTATTTGCTTTTGCCCGTAGGCTATCCCGAAACCCCATGTTATGTGCCCGACATACAGCGAAAGAGTTTGTCTGAAATTGCTGTGTTTTATGAATAG
- a CDS encoding GMC oxidoreductase yields the protein MKEKYDAIVIGSGVSGGWAAKELTEKGLDVLMLDRGRNIEHIKDYNTAMMNPWDFPHRNVKVAKEELKDYPIHNRTGTTITEASKDMFSKDVDYPYLEEKRFDWLRSYQVGGKSITWGRVTLRLSDIDFEANVKEGVAIDWPIRYKDIAPWYDYVERFAGISGSKEGLPHLPDGVFQKPFELTCVDLHLKNAVQEKFADRYVIPPRQAHLTEPTDEQKALGRSKCQARNMCWRGCPFGAYFSTQAATLPAAMQTGKLTVRPHSIVHEIIFDEKKGKATGVRVIDQLTKENLEFSARIIFVNASAMASTFILMHSKSSRFPNGLGNDSGALGHYLMDHHFGAGAYGDVEGFEDQYYYGRRPNGFYIPRFRNIGRDKRNYLRGFGYEGDSKRGEAIPSSSFGVDFKNSLENPGPWNIDLNAFAETLPYEENKVWIEESEKDQWGLPLLKFSAEIKDNERAMRKDMMNDAAEMLEAAGVKNVSTYDRDMGFGRCIHEMGTARMGHDRETSVLNKHNQVWGAENVFVTDGACMTSSSNVNPSLTYMALTARAADFAVKEMKAGRL from the coding sequence ATGAAAGAAAAATACGATGCCATAGTCATTGGCTCTGGAGTCTCCGGTGGATGGGCGGCAAAAGAATTGACCGAAAAAGGATTGGATGTCCTGATGCTCGATCGCGGCCGAAATATCGAACACATTAAGGATTACAATACCGCCATGATGAATCCTTGGGACTTTCCGCACCGCAATGTAAAGGTAGCCAAAGAAGAACTAAAAGATTACCCCATTCACAACCGTACGGGCACAACCATTACCGAAGCCAGCAAAGACATGTTCTCCAAAGATGTCGATTACCCCTATTTGGAAGAAAAACGTTTCGATTGGCTGCGAAGCTACCAAGTGGGCGGAAAATCCATTACATGGGGCCGAGTGACCCTGCGTTTGAGTGATATCGATTTTGAAGCCAATGTAAAAGAAGGTGTAGCCATCGACTGGCCCATTCGCTACAAAGACATTGCCCCTTGGTACGATTATGTGGAACGCTTCGCAGGGATTTCCGGCAGTAAAGAAGGACTTCCGCATCTTCCCGATGGCGTTTTTCAAAAACCTTTCGAGCTTACTTGCGTGGACTTGCATTTGAAAAATGCCGTACAAGAAAAGTTTGCGGATCGCTATGTAATTCCACCGCGGCAAGCCCACCTTACCGAACCCACCGATGAACAAAAAGCTTTGGGCCGTTCAAAGTGCCAAGCCCGCAATATGTGCTGGCGTGGCTGTCCGTTTGGTGCATATTTCAGTACGCAGGCGGCCACATTGCCCGCCGCAATGCAAACCGGCAAATTGACAGTTCGCCCGCATTCCATCGTGCATGAAATCATTTTTGACGAGAAAAAAGGAAAAGCCACGGGTGTGCGTGTCATTGACCAACTGACCAAAGAAAATCTGGAATTTTCGGCCCGAATCATTTTCGTCAACGCTTCGGCAATGGCCTCCACTTTCATACTGATGCACAGCAAAAGCTCGCGTTTCCCAAATGGGCTTGGCAACGACAGCGGAGCATTGGGACATTATTTGATGGATCACCATTTTGGTGCGGGAGCCTACGGCGATGTCGAAGGCTTTGAAGACCAATATTACTACGGCCGAAGACCCAATGGTTTCTATATCCCACGCTTCAGAAATATCGGTCGAGACAAACGCAATTACCTCAGAGGTTTTGGCTACGAAGGCGACAGCAAAAGAGGAGAAGCCATTCCAAGCTCGAGTTTTGGCGTGGATTTCAAAAACAGTTTGGAAAATCCCGGCCCTTGGAACATTGATTTAAATGCATTCGCAGAAACCCTACCTTACGAGGAAAACAAAGTCTGGATAGAAGAATCGGAAAAAGACCAATGGGGACTTCCCTTGCTCAAATTCTCGGCAGAAATAAAAGACAACGAAAGGGCCATGCGAAAAGATATGATGAACGACGCCGCTGAAATGCTGGAAGCCGCGGGCGTGAAAAACGTGAGCACTTACGATAGAGACATGGGCTTTGGCAGGTGTATTCATGAAATGGGCACAGCCCGCATGGGGCACGACCGCGAGACATCGGTACTCAACAAACACAATCAAGTATGGGGAGCCGAAAATGTATTCGTGACCGACGGAGCTTGTATGACATCTTCATCAAACGTAAACCCTTCGCTAACTTATATGGCTTTGACAGCCCGTGCAGCCGATTTTGCGGTAAAGGAAATGAAAGCGGGCAGGCTATAA